The Naumannella cuiyingiana DNA window GCGCGTGCCGCTGCGGCCATCTGCCCGGCGGTGGCCAATCTGGCAGCGGCGTCGTCAACGTGACGGCGAGCGATCCGGACAGAAGTTGCTGCCGTGCTCGCGTCAACGTCCGCTCGTCGTTGTTCAGTCTGGAGTTCCTGTGCCCGTGCCAAGCGGCGGGCGGCCTGATGGCGATCCGAGAGGACTTCTTCGAGGGCGCGCCGCGCATCATTGAATGCGTTCCGCGCCTCAGACCAGTTGGGGCGACTCCGAGGGTCGGCTTCCCACCCCTTGAGCAGGTCCTGCATTCCGGCCACCGCGGCGGCGCCGGCGTCAGCATCCTGCGATCTCCTCGGTGTGGTGCGACCGAACCAGAATGCGGATTCGAACTTGCTGCGGTTGGCCGCATTCCCGAGGCGAGCGGCGATCAATCCCCATCGGCGCCCAGGTCTGACACCGTCCCCTTCTGGCCGGCCACCGCGCCGTCCGATCTCGGTGGCGAGGTCGGCGAAGTAGTCGATTTCGTCCCAGGCAGGGAAGATGCTTTCTCGGAGCGGCAGTTCATCCGAGACGTTGGCGACAGCGGAGTTGTTGGACGAGGCGACGATCATCTCGAAGCCCGTGAACTCCGGGCGCAATTGCCGAACCCTGCGGGTGTAGTCCCCTGCCTTCCATTGATGGTCAAGCCCATCGAATGCGTGGTCGGGATGGTCCAGTTGCGCCAGGCGGAACGCTCGTCGCGTCACGTTACCCGCGAGTATGTCACGTAGCATCGTGGTCTTGCCGGTCCCTGGCGGACCGTTGACACCCAAGAGGCTCACGCCGCACTCATCCATGGTCTGCGCCTGATTGACTGCGAACTGCTGGCTGGTCGACAGCGGATGCTCCGGGTTGGCCGGCCATCTGCCAAGCGGCAGGTTCCAAACGGTGGTCCCCGACACCACGACCTCGGGGTGGGCTCGCACGTCGACCCGGTCGGCCACCTGGACTTCTTGGTCGAGTGTCAGGTACGCATTGAGCGCTCGGCCCCAAGTCGGTGCGGCCGCAATGGAGCGCAAGTCGTTCAGGTGGAAACTGTTGAGGAAGTCGAAGCCTGGTAGTTCCTGGGCTCGGTCCTCGCTAATCTGCCTGCTTGCGATGGTGACGTCGTTGGTGTGAAGCGGGGCCAGGCCGTCGATGCCTGCGGCGCGGACGGCCAGAGCACGAATCTTGCGGATGTCAGCGGCTTTCAATGGGGGTTCGTCGTCCTCCGGCCCATTCACGCTGTCGGCAAGATGGACATCGATCTCGTTGCGGAGGTGCTGGTCCGCGATCTCGAACCCGTCGAACCAGCCCGGGTGGTTCACGCCCGGAGAGATTGTGCGGCCGATGCCCCACAGCGCGGACGAGAGCACCGCGGAGTTGGCGATGTAGTGGCCGTTCTGATCCACGACGAACGCCGCGCAAGCGCTCAGCCCACCGGGTCTTTCCTCGTAGGCGTCCTCATCACGAGGGAAGACCCGGTGCAGGTGCTCGAAGAGTCCGCCGACGGCGTACACGTTGAGGTACACGGTGTGCTGCCACACAAGGGGAGTCTTCCCACGGCTGCGAGGCGGCGGCAGCACTTCCCACGGCAGCGGACCTCCATCTCGCCACGCCACGACCGGGCGTTGCTGATTCCTGGGATCGGGCGGATCGACCTTCTGCGTGCTGAAGAGTTCCAGCACGTGCCAGTACCGGACGATGTCGCGCTGCTGCGGCGTCATGGCTCTCCCCGTTGGACGGATGTCGCGGTGGCTACCGGTCCGTTACGAGCAGCAAGCGCTGCTTGTGCGCGGCGCCGAGTTGCGCCTCCCGGCAAGCGCGGGCGAGGTCGCGCCTCTCCTCGTTCAGCCAGTCTTCTCCCAGCGAGGCGTCAACAATCTGCACACGGTCGATGCTCATGACGGCTTCTCTCGTCCCGAGGTGAGTGGTCGGTCGCTAGTTCAGCATGAGGCACCGACAGTGCAAACCGCTGCACGCCGTGGACTGGCTCCACTGCCCAGACCGCCCCGTACCTGGTACCCGGAAAACCTGCCCGATCGGCCTCCCAGTCCTGGGCGGGCTGCTCTTCGTCGCCCTCGGCTGCGTTCGGTACAACGATTTCTGCCAAGTCGGGATTTCTGCAAGTCGCTACGAGCGACCCTGAGTGGGTGTCCGAGGGGGGACTTGAACCCCCACAGCCATTTCTGGCCACTAGCACCTCAAGCTAGCGCGTCTACCTATTCCGCCACCCGGACGAGGTGTGCCCCGGGCGGGTCCGGAGCGCAGTGAACTATAGCAACTCAGCCCGGCGCGAGCACATCGCGAAGCCGCCCGGTGGCCCGTGTTCGGATCAGTGGGAGCAGTTGGGGCAACTGCAGTTCGTGCAGGTGCAGTCGGCGCAGTTGTCCGTGCAGTTCGGGCACTGGCACTTGGCTTCGGCCATGGCGTCCTCCTTGGTTGCCCCGATTGTCGACCCGACCCCGCGGGATGGGCAAGGGCTGCCCGCGCGACGATGGGTCCATGACCGACGCAGCGACCACGCGCCCCGGCACGAGACGACCCGATGCGGAGGTGGTCGACCTCTGCGCGGAACTGATCAGGATCGACACCACCAACTTCGGCCCGGGCGTCGACGGGCCCGGGGAGCGGGCGGGCGCCGAGTATGTCGCCGCGAAGCTCGACGAGGTCGGCATCGATTGCACCCTGTACGAGTCCGAGCCGCGGCGTACCACGCTTGTTGCGGATTTCGCGCCCGAGGGGACCGAGCCGGGCGCCGAGCCGCTGCTGATCCACGGACACCTCGACGTGGTGCCGGCCGATGCTGCCGACTGGACGGTCGATCCGTTCGCCGGCGAGTTGCGCGACGGCATGGTCTGGGGGCGCGGCGCGGTGGACATGAAGGACTTCGACGCGATGGTGCTCTCGGTGGTACGCGACCGCGTCCGGACGGGCCGGGCTCCCCGGCGCCCGCTCCGGCTGATCTTCACCGCCGACGAGGAGGCCGGCGGGGTGCTCGGCGCCGACTGGCTGGTCCGCAACCATCCGGAGACGGTCGAGGGCTGCACGCACGCGATCGGCGAGGTGGGCGGATTCTCGTTGACGGTACGCGATGACCTGCGGCTCTATCTCGTACAGACCGCCGAGAAGGGGATGGCCTGGCTCAAGCTGATCGCCGACGGCACCGCGGGGCACGGCTCGATGCGCAACGACGACAATGCGGTCACCGAGCTGGCCGCCGCCGTCGCCCGGATCGGCAGCCACCGCTGGCCACACCGGATCACCGATGCCCAGCGCGCGTTCCTCGACGCGATCGCCGACGCCTGGCAGGTCGAGCTCGATCCCGACGACGTCGAGACCACACTCGCGCGGCTCGGCTCGATCGCCCGGATGGTCGGCGCGACGATGTCCAATACCGCCAACCCGACGATGCTGCAGGCCGGTTACAAGGTGAACGTGATCCCGGGCCGCGCCACGGCGGGCCTGGACGGGCGGATCGTGCCGGGTGGCGACGAGGAGTTCTTCGCGACGCTGTCCGAACTGCTCGGGGACAAGGTGCGCTACGAGATCGACGTGCACAGCTCGGGGATCGAGACCGAGTTCGCGGGCGGGCTGGCCGATGCGATGCAGGCGAGCCTGGCCGCGGAGGATCCGCATGCCCGGGCCGTGCCGTTCCTGATGAGCGGTGGCACCGACGCCAAGGCGTGGCACCGGATGGGAGTCCGGTGCTTCGGTTTCGCCCCGCTCCGGCTGCCCCCCGAGCTCGATTTCGTCGGCATGTTCCACGGCGTGGACGAGCGCGTGCCGACCGATTCCCTCGAATTCGGCGCGCGCGTCCTGGACCGATTCCTCGACCTCGCCTGAAGAGTTCGATTTCGCCTCTTCCGCAACACGCGCCACACCCATTACCGTCACGCGCCACGAGGGCCCGACCGTGGCCCGGCGCCGCGCCAGCGGCCCGAACGAGGCGGTAGCCATGACGAACCCACCCGGCCGACCCAACTTCGAACCCCCCGCAGCGCCGCCGGCCGCGCCGCGGCGGACTGGCGTCTGGGCGACCGCACCGCGCGCGGGCACCGTCGTCGGGGAGCCGCCCGCCGGGCCCGAGCGGGTCGGCCGCGGGCTGTTGTTCGCGCTGCCGGCACTGGTTGTCGGCGCGGCGGTTGCGGTGGCGATCTGGTCCTTGGGCTACATCGCCTCGATCGCCGCGGTGGTCATCGCGGCCGGCGCCGTGGTGCTCTACGCCCGCGGCGCCGGTCGGCCACCCGAACGCGGCGTCGCTGCGCTGGTCGGGCTGATCGTGGTCGGGCTGGTCGGCACCTTTCTCGCCTGCATCGGCGCCGATCTGTCGGCCTACTACGACGCGGAAAGCGCACAGATCGACTACGGCCGTGCGGAGTTCCTGGCCGTCAACCTGGTCAATCCCGACGTGCTCGGGGGATACCTCCCCGACGCGTTGATCTTCCTGCTCCTCGGCGCGCTCGGCGCCGGCGGAACCCTGTTCCGGCTGATGCGCCGGGATTCGCACCCGACGGCCGACCCCGCCCGGTAACAACAGGCCCTTTACGTAACACACGTCACAGCAGTAACCTGCCGCCGAGCCGCTCGCTCGGCTCTCCGGATCATCCGAGGAGGCCTCGATGCCACCCTTCCCCGTCCTCGGCCCGGCACCCGCCGGAGCGCCGACCCCGCGACTGCCGCTGTCCGCGCGCGGCGGTACGCCCGAGTGGCTGCCCGAGACCTCCGCGGGCCCACGACCGTCCTTGGAGGAGCCGGTCGACACCACCGAGCACGTCGACCGCGGACTCGCGCTCGCGGCGCTCGGGCTGCTCGGCGGCGCGATCACGCTGATCGGCCTGTGGGCACCGGGTACGCCCTCGCCGATCTGGTGTTTCGCGATCGCCCTGCTCGCGTTCTGGCTCTACGGCAAGGGCGCGGGCCATGCTCCCGCCCGGGGCTTCCCGGCCCTGGTCGCCATGATCATCGGTGGCCTGGCCGTCACCTTCGTGGCGTGTCTGGCGGTCGGCCTGTACGCCTACTACCGCGAGTATGCACCCCAGATCGCACTGCCCGCGCTGCCCTTCGTGATCGCGAACCTGACCGCTCCCCAGCTCTGGTCGGCCTATCTGACCGACGGAATGCTCTTCGTGCTGTTCGGCGGGCTGGGCGCACTGGCCGGAGTGGTGCAGTTGTTCCTCGGCCGCGAGCGCCGGCCGTTGCGGGCGCGGCGCGCCGCCTGAGCCGCGGTCCGCGGGGTTGTCCGCGCGGCTAGGGTGTCTCGCCATGGGAGTCACCGCGATCGAGTACGAGGAGCAGCGGGTACGCCTGGACCGGACGCTGTCGAGGCGAGCCGTCGCCCGCCTGCTCACCGATGCCGCGGAGTACCGGGGCTGGGAATTGCATCGGCTGCGCCGTTACCGCGATGGCACCCGGGACGCCTGGATGCGGCGCAAGATCATTCGCGCCCGGCGCACCCTGCCGTGATCATCAGGCGCCGGTCTCGGCGCCGCGGGCCGCGACCGGCCCGCCGGAGACATCATCGAGGGCGGCCGCGATCTCGGCCGGCAACTCCATCTCCTCGGTGCGCAGGCAGGTGATCAACTGGTCGGCGGTCCGCGCGCCGAGCAACGGGGCCGTCACCCCGGGCGCATCGCGTACCCACAGCAGCGCGACCTGCAGCGGCTGCAGATCCATCCCGTCGGCGGCCCGGGTGACCGCCTCCACCACGCCGCGATAGCGCTGCTCCAGATAGGGCTCGACGAACCAGGCGAAATGATCACTGGCACCGCGCGAGCCGCGCGGCAGGCCGGCGCGATACTTCCCGGTGAGCACGCCACGGCCCAGCGGCGACCACGGGAAGAAGCCCATCCCGAGCCGCCGGGTGGCCGGCAGGATCTCCATCTCGGCCCGCCTGGCCAGCAACGAGTACTCCGCCTGGCCGCTGGCCACCGGCGTGCGGCCGGGCACGGCCCGCTGCCAGGCCGCCGCATAGGCGGTCTGCCAACCGACGAAATTGGACACCCCGACATAGCGGACCCGACCGGAGGAGACCGCATAGTCCATCGCGGCCAGGGTTTCCTCGATCGGCGCCTCGCCGAAGGCGTGCACCTGCCACAGATCGATCCAGTCCGTGCCCAGGCGCTCCAGCGACTGATCGAGATCGTGCAACATCCCGCTGCGCGAGGTGTCGACGACCCGGTGCCCGTCGCGGACGCCGAACCCGGCCTTGGTTGCGATGATCATCTCGTCCCGCGGGACGACCGAGTCGAGCAGCGTGCCGAGCATCTGTTCCGCGGCGCCGCGACCATAGGCAGCGGCGGTGTCGATCATGGTCCCGCCCGCCTGGTGGAAGGTGGTCAGCAGCGAACGAGCCTCGGGCATGCCGACATCACTGCCCCAGGTCATCGTGCCGAGGCCCAGGCGCGAGACCTGCAGCCCGGTATGGCCGACATGGCGACGGATCATGCGTCGACACTACAATCACGCCCAGTCGGGTCCCGAATCCCACGCAGGAGGCGCAATGAAGCTGTCGCTGAACATCGGCTACATGACGGGTCGTGATCGTCCCGAGGACGCCCTGCGGCTGACCCGGCACGCGGAGATGCTCGGCTTCGACACCGTCTGGGCCGCCGAGGCGTACGGCGTCGACTGCGTCTCCTTCCTCGCCTGGCTCGCCGGGCAGACCTCGAAGATCAATGTCGGTTCGGCGGTGATGCAGATCCCGGGGCGTACCCCCGCGATGACCGCGATGACGGCGACCGGGATGGATGCCGTCAGCGGGGGACGGTTCCGGCTCGGACTGGGGGTTTCCGGACCCCAGGTCGCCGAGGGCTGGCACGGCCGGCCCTTCGCCAAGCCGCTCGCCCGCAGCCGGGAGTATGTCGGCATCGTCCGTGCCGCGTTGTCGGGCGAGGTGGTCAGCAGCGACGGTGAGCACTATCCGCTGCCGCTGCCCGGCGGGGCCGGCAAACCGCTCAAGATCATGGCGCGTCCGGTCGCCGATCGGGTGCCGATCTATCTGGCCGCGGTCGGTCCGAAGAATGTCGAGCTGGCCGGGGAGATCGCCGACGGACTGCAGGCGATCTTCTACGCCGCCGACGCCTCCGAGGGCCTGAACGCGGCGATCGACGCCGGCCTCGCGCGCTCCGGGCGTACCCGCGACCAGTTCGACGTGATGGCCAGCGTCCCGCTCGCCGCCGGCGACGACGTCGCCGCGGCCGCCGACTCGTTGCGCCCGCACGTCGCGCTCTACGTCGGCGGGATGGGCAGCCGGAAGCAGAACTTCTACAACGCACACGCCGTCCGGATGGGGTACGCCGACGCGGCCGCGCGGATCCAGGACCTCTACCTGTCGGGCAACCAGCGCGAGGCGGCGCGGGAGGTGCCGCAGGAGCTCGTCGAGCGGGTGGCGCTGGTCGGCGATGTCGGGCGCCTGACGACATCGTTGCGCGCCCTGGCCGACAGCGGCCTGACCAACTGCGCGGTCAGCCCCGCCGGCACGGGCGTCGACGCCAAGATCGCTCAGCTCGACGCGCTCGCCGAGGCGTACCGCAACCTGTGATGATCATCCGGTCGTGACCGGCGGGATGATCCCGGCCAGCAGCAAGATCGCCAACCCGATGGCCAGCGCCACCCGATAGATCACGAACGGCGCAAAGCTGTGGTTGCTGATGTAGCGCATCAGCCAGTGGATCACCGCGAGGCCGATCGCGAACGCCAGCACCGTGGCGACGATGATCGGGCCCCAGGCGGGATCGGGCTCGTCGGCGACGTCGGTCAGCTTGTACAGCCCGGAGCCGAAGACGGCCGGAATGGCCAGCAGGAACGAGTACTCGGCCGCGGCCCGGCGGGTGTAGCCCATGAACAGCCCGGCCGTGATCGTGCCGCCCGATCGCGACACCCCGGGCACCAGCGCACAGGCCTGGGCGATGCCGAAGATGATGCCGTCGCGCCAACTGATCTGGTCCAGTTCCTTGGTCTCCTTGCCGACCCGGTCACCGAGGCCCATCAACAAGCCGACGCCGGCGAGCATCGCCACCGTGATCCACAGATTGCGGAACGGTCCCTCGATCAGCGGCTCGAGCACGACGCCGAGGACGATGATCGGGATCGAGCCGAGGATCACCAGCCAGCCGAGGCGGGCGTCGGGATCGTTGCGGGGGATCTTGCCGACGAGCGCCAGGCACCAGTGGCTGAGGATCCGCCAGATCTTCTTGCGGAAGTAGACGACGACCGCGGTCTCGGTGCCGAGCTGGGTGATGGCGGTGAAGGCGGCACCCGGGTCCGAACCGAACTGCTGCCCGACGATCGAGACGTGTGCGCTCGACGAGATGGGCAAGAACTCGGTGAGTCCCTGGACGATCCCCAGGACGATCGCTTCCAGCCAGCTCATGCTCTTCCTCGTCGTCGGTGGTTGCGCGGTGCGGGCCCGCGGGCCCCGGGCAACACTAGGCGCTTGCCGCTCCGGCACCGTCGGACCCGGGTCGGGCCCGCGCGCCGCGAACTGCCACCGGGGTAGCGCCCGGCACCATGGAGCGGTGAGCATCCATGCCGACCACCCGTTCCTGCCGCCCGACGACGCCCGCGATCCGTTGCGCCGGCTCCGCGGCCGGCTCGCGGCGCCGGTGACGGTGTGGACGATCGGCGCGCCGGGGCAGCGCCCGGAGGGCTGGACCCTGTCGTCGGTGCTGATCGCCGACGGCGATCCGCCGGAGGTGCTCGGGCTGCTGGACCCCGATTCGGAGTTGGCCGATGCGCTCCCCGGCGCGACGACCGCGACCGTCAACGTGCTCGCCGAGGGTCAGGCCGCGGTGGCCGAAGCGTTCGCCCGCGTCGCGCCGGCGCCGGGCGGGCCGTTTCGCACCGGCGAGTGGCTCGACGATGCCCACGGTCCCCGGTTGGCCGGCGCCGCCGGCTGGTTGGGGGTACGCCTGATGCCGGACCCCGGGCGCGCCGGTTATGCCCTGTTGCTGCGCGGGGTCGTCGAGACCGCGCAGGTCGGCGGGGCCGAACCGCTGTTCCATCTGCGTGGCCGCTACCTGTCCTGACCCGCTCCGGGCGCGCGGGCGCGTCGGGCCGGCTCACTAGGCTGGCCTCATGACGACGGTGCTCCTGGTCCGCCACGGGCGTTCGACGGCCAATACCGCGCGCGTGCTCGCCGGCCGCACACCGGGGATCGACCTGGACGAGACGGGTCGGGGGCAGGCGAGCCGGCTCGGCGACGCGCTGCGGGAGGTCGAGCTGGCCGCCGCCGTGACCTCCCCGCTGGAGCGCTGCCGGCAGACGGCCGAGCTGATCCTCGCCGGCCGGGGGCTCGAGCCGGTCGTCGAGCCCGAACTGACCGAGTGCGACTACGGCGAGTGGACCAACCGGTCGCTGGGCGAGCTGGCGAAGGAGGACCTGTGGCGTACCGTGCAGGCCGCGCCGTCCGCCGTGACCTTTCCCGGCGGGGAATCGATGACGGCGATGGCGGCGCGGGGCGTGGCGGCGATCCGCGCGCATGCGGCCCGGGTCGCGGCCGAGCACGGACCGAACGCGGTCTGGCTGGCGGTCAGCCACGGTGACGTGATCAAGGCGATCCTGGCTGATGCGCTCGGCCTGCACCTGGACCAGTTCCAGCGCATCTCGACCCATCCGGCGGGCCTGTCGGTGCTGTCCACCCTCGACGGTCGGACCCGCGTGCTGACGCTGAATGCCGGGACCGATGTGGCGGCGCTGGTGCCGCGGGCGCCGGTGGGCGAGGGCACCCCCGGCGGCGACGTGGACGATCCGACCGAGCCCGGCGCGGGTTCGCCCGCGGAGGAATCCGGCGTTGCTGCCGGTGGCGGGGCCTAAGCTGGTCGCTATGTCGATCGTCGAGCACCGGTACGACGCTCCGGACCGATTCGTCGCCGGGACAGTGGGGGAGCCGGGAGAGCGGACGTTCTTCCTGCAGGCCCGCGAGGGCAACCGGATCACCAGCGTGGTGTGTGAGAAGCAGCAGGTCTCGGTGCTCGCCGAGCACCTCGGGCGGATCCTCGACGAGGTGGTACGCCGAAGCGGTGACGTGCCCGATGCCTACGCCCAGCCCCGTGACGTGCAGCCGCTCGATGCGCCGATCGACGAGGAGTTCCGCGTCGGCACGATGACGCTGGCCTGGGATCCCGACCAGGCCCGCGTGGTGATCGAGATGTTCGCCCAGACCGACGCCGCGGACGACATGCCCGACGACGAGACCTCGGCCGACGAGGTCGCCGCCGCCGAGTCCGAGCGCGCCGGCGAGGTCTTCGTGGTGCGGATCACGCCGGCCGGAGCGCGGGAGTTCGTGGCCCGGGCCAATGCGGTCGTCGCCGCGGGTCGGCCCGCCTGTCCCTTCTGCGCCCAGCCGCTCGACCCCGCCGGGCACATCTGCCCGCGCTCCAACGGCTACCGTCGTCCCCTGTTCGCCTCGGGTGAGTGAGGTCTCCGCGCTGGATCCGTCCTTCGCCGGCGAGCTGACGATCCGAGGGCGGCTGACGACGGCATCGAATGCGACCTTCCTGGTCCAGGTCGGCGATCGGTTGGCCGTCCACAAGCCGGTCCGCGGCGAGCGCCCGTTGCACGACTTTCCCGACGGCACGCTCGCCGCCCGCGAGGTCGCGGCGTACCGCCTGTCCAGTCTGGCCGGGTTCGATCTTGTCCCGGCGACCGTGCTGGTGGACGGACCGCTCGGCCCGGGTTCCCTGCAGGCGTGGGTGGACGAGGCCGACTACGACCTGGTGGACCTGATCAGCGAACACGATGATCTTGCCGGCCGGCTGCCCGTGATGGACGGCTTCGGCGCGGCCGACGAACCCGTCCTGGTGGTCCATGCCGACGATGATCGACTGCGCCGACTCGCCGTCTTCGATGTGGTGATCAACAATGCCGACCGCAAGGGTGGCCACATCCTGACCCGCGAGGGACGGGTGTTCGCCGTCGATCACGGCGTGTGCTTCCACACCCAGGACAAGCTGCGGACGGTGCTGTGGGGTTTCGCCGGCGAGCCGTTGACCGACGAGCACCGGGCACTGGTGGCCGCGGCCCGGGACGCGGCCGGCGAGTTGTCCGGGCTGTTGTCGGCCGCCGAGGTTGCCGCGGTCGCGGCCCGGGCCGAGGCGCTGCTCGCGGCCGGAGTACTGCCCGAGCCGGCCGAGCACCGTTTCCCGTTCCCCTGGCCGCCGTTCTGATCCGCGCGAGGCGGGCGCCGACACCGGGCGCGAAGGCCAGCCGGATCGCGGTTCGTTTCGTGCGGGCGCCCCGGCTGGCCTAGCATCGCCCGCATGCAGGCGTGGCCATTCCCACCCGTTCCGTCGCTCGCCCCCGATCGAGACGCCGGCCCGGTCCGCATCTTCGACTCGTGGTCACGCGAGGTCGTGCCCGTCGGGCCCGAGCGCGGGACCGCACGGATGTATGTCTGCGGGATCACCCCCTATGACGCGACCCATCTCGGGCACGCGGCGACCTATGTCGCCTTCGATGTGCTGCAGCGGCAGTGGCGCGATCTCGGGCTGAACGTCAACTACGTGCAGAACGTGACCGACATCGACGACCCGCTGCTGGAGCGCGCCGAGGCGACCGGGGAGGACTGGGTCGACCTGGCGGAGCGCGAGACCGAGTTGTTCCGCACCGACATGGCGGCGCTGAACGTGCTGCCGCCCACGGAGTTCGTGGGCGCGGTCGAGTCGATCCCGTTGATCAACCGGCTGCTGGAGCAGTTGCCCGACGGGGCGATCTACCAGGTCGACGATCCCGAACACCCCGACTGGTACTTCCGCAACGAGCTGGCCCCGCACTTCAACGAGATGGCCCGGCTCGGCGACGACGAGGCGCGCGCGCTGTTCGCCGAGCGCGGCGGCGACCCGGATCGGCCGGGCAAGAAGCACCCGTTGGACGGCCTGGTCTGGCGCGTCGAGCGACCGGGCGAACCGGCCTGGGACTCGAGCCTCGGCCGCGGCCGACCGGGCTGGCACATCGAGTGCACGGCGATCGCGAACCGCTTCCTCGGGCCCGCGTTCGACATCCAGGGCGGCGGCTCCGATCTGATCTTCCCCCATCACGAGATGTCGGCCGCCGGGGGTGAGGTGGCCACCGGCGAGCCGTTGGCGAAGGCGTACGCCCACAGCGGGATGGTCGGCCTGGACGGCGAGAAGATGAGCAAGTCCCGGGGCAATCTCGTCCTGGTCAGCAAGCTGCGCGAGGCCGGGGTCGACCCGATGGCGATTCGGCTCGTGCTGCTGGATCATCACTGGCGCACCGACTGG harbors:
- a CDS encoding DEAD/DEAH box helicase; translation: MTPQQRDIVRYWHVLELFSTQKVDPPDPRNQQRPVVAWRDGGPLPWEVLPPPRSRGKTPLVWQHTVYLNVYAVGGLFEHLHRVFPRDEDAYEERPGGLSACAAFVVDQNGHYIANSAVLSSALWGIGRTISPGVNHPGWFDGFEIADQHLRNEIDVHLADSVNGPEDDEPPLKAADIRKIRALAVRAAGIDGLAPLHTNDVTIASRQISEDRAQELPGFDFLNSFHLNDLRSIAAAPTWGRALNAYLTLDQEVQVADRVDVRAHPEVVVSGTTVWNLPLGRWPANPEHPLSTSQQFAVNQAQTMDECGVSLLGVNGPPGTGKTTMLRDILAGNVTRRAFRLAQLDHPDHAFDGLDHQWKAGDYTRRVRQLRPEFTGFEMIVASSNNSAVANVSDELPLRESIFPAWDEIDYFADLATEIGRRGGRPEGDGVRPGRRWGLIAARLGNAANRSKFESAFWFGRTTPRRSQDADAGAAAVAGMQDLLKGWEADPRSRPNWSEARNAFNDARRALEEVLSDRHQAARRLARAQELQTEQRRADVDASTAATSVRIARRHVDDAAARLATAGQMAAAARARHERHLLLKPGWWEGVTSWGRATKDWRQRLVPLTHALDEAEREQIAAANRLSHLHGEANRWQARHDAARAALTRLSSEWAGLDAALSHDYQRYGSTYPSPRWLADERQRELHGAWLDPEVNTARSNLFHAALNLHVAFLANAKGARQALHGALDVMTGRAPTDLRSAARLAAWQFLFMVVPLVSTTFASVPSMLRGLQAGAIGWLLIDEAGQASPQDAVGAIWRAKHVIAVGDPMQLTPVVTVPPKAQHDLARQFTLSETWIPAYSSVQHLADRVGKHGTTLSLGQRSLWVSAPLRVHRRCDSPMFDICNQIAYEGLMVNGVSGRNGDDRDDVPASQWYDVPARQPGTHLQVDEITCLRERLDHLLAANIRPDQIIAISPFRAIANQLSRLDDDYPGITAGTVHTAQGREADVVFLVLGGDPRKPGAKRWASAAPNLVNVAVSRAKRRLYVIGDHKSWTQRPFFDTTAAYLDGTRP
- a CDS encoding M20/M25/M40 family metallo-hydrolase, which translates into the protein MTDAATTRPGTRRPDAEVVDLCAELIRIDTTNFGPGVDGPGERAGAEYVAAKLDEVGIDCTLYESEPRRTTLVADFAPEGTEPGAEPLLIHGHLDVVPADAADWTVDPFAGELRDGMVWGRGAVDMKDFDAMVLSVVRDRVRTGRAPRRPLRLIFTADEEAGGVLGADWLVRNHPETVEGCTHAIGEVGGFSLTVRDDLRLYLVQTAEKGMAWLKLIADGTAGHGSMRNDDNAVTELAAAVARIGSHRWPHRITDAQRAFLDAIADAWQVELDPDDVETTLARLGSIARMVGATMSNTANPTMLQAGYKVNVIPGRATAGLDGRIVPGGDEEFFATLSELLGDKVRYEIDVHSSGIETEFAGGLADAMQASLAAEDPHARAVPFLMSGGTDAKAWHRMGVRCFGFAPLRLPPELDFVGMFHGVDERVPTDSLEFGARVLDRFLDLA
- a CDS encoding DUF5703 family protein, producing MGVTAIEYEEQRVRLDRTLSRRAVARLLTDAAEYRGWELHRLRRYRDGTRDAWMRRKIIRARRTLP
- a CDS encoding aldo/keto reductase, which encodes MIRRHVGHTGLQVSRLGLGTMTWGSDVGMPEARSLLTTFHQAGGTMIDTAAAYGRGAAEQMLGTLLDSVVPRDEMIIATKAGFGVRDGHRVVDTSRSGMLHDLDQSLERLGTDWIDLWQVHAFGEAPIEETLAAMDYAVSSGRVRYVGVSNFVGWQTAYAAAWQRAVPGRTPVASGQAEYSLLARRAEMEILPATRRLGMGFFPWSPLGRGVLTGKYRAGLPRGSRGASDHFAWFVEPYLEQRYRGVVEAVTRAADGMDLQPLQVALLWVRDAPGVTAPLLGARTADQLITCLRTEEMELPAEIAAALDDVSGGPVAARGAETGA
- a CDS encoding LLM class F420-dependent oxidoreductase codes for the protein MKLSLNIGYMTGRDRPEDALRLTRHAEMLGFDTVWAAEAYGVDCVSFLAWLAGQTSKINVGSAVMQIPGRTPAMTAMTATGMDAVSGGRFRLGLGVSGPQVAEGWHGRPFAKPLARSREYVGIVRAALSGEVVSSDGEHYPLPLPGGAGKPLKIMARPVADRVPIYLAAVGPKNVELAGEIADGLQAIFYAADASEGLNAAIDAGLARSGRTRDQFDVMASVPLAAGDDVAAAADSLRPHVALYVGGMGSRKQNFYNAHAVRMGYADAAARIQDLYLSGNQREAAREVPQELVERVALVGDVGRLTTSLRALADSGLTNCAVSPAGTGVDAKIAQLDALAEAYRNL
- a CDS encoding undecaprenyl-diphosphate phosphatase, which encodes MSWLEAIVLGIVQGLTEFLPISSSAHVSIVGQQFGSDPGAAFTAITQLGTETAVVVYFRKKIWRILSHWCLALVGKIPRNDPDARLGWLVILGSIPIIVLGVVLEPLIEGPFRNLWITVAMLAGVGLLMGLGDRVGKETKELDQISWRDGIIFGIAQACALVPGVSRSGGTITAGLFMGYTRRAAAEYSFLLAIPAVFGSGLYKLTDVADEPDPAWGPIIVATVLAFAIGLAVIHWLMRYISNHSFAPFVIYRVALAIGLAILLLAGIIPPVTTG
- a CDS encoding flavin reductase → MSIHADHPFLPPDDARDPLRRLRGRLAAPVTVWTIGAPGQRPEGWTLSSVLIADGDPPEVLGLLDPDSELADALPGATTATVNVLAEGQAAVAEAFARVAPAPGGPFRTGEWLDDAHGPRLAGAAGWLGVRLMPDPGRAGYALLLRGVVETAQVGGAEPLFHLRGRYLS
- a CDS encoding MSMEG_4193 family putative phosphomutase → MTTVLLVRHGRSTANTARVLAGRTPGIDLDETGRGQASRLGDALREVELAAAVTSPLERCRQTAELILAGRGLEPVVEPELTECDYGEWTNRSLGELAKEDLWRTVQAAPSAVTFPGGESMTAMAARGVAAIRAHAARVAAEHGPNAVWLAVSHGDVIKAILADALGLHLDQFQRISTHPAGLSVLSTLDGRTRVLTLNAGTDVAALVPRAPVGEGTPGGDVDDPTEPGAGSPAEESGVAAGGGA
- a CDS encoding DUF3090 family protein; translated protein: MSIVEHRYDAPDRFVAGTVGEPGERTFFLQAREGNRITSVVCEKQQVSVLAEHLGRILDEVVRRSGDVPDAYAQPRDVQPLDAPIDEEFRVGTMTLAWDPDQARVVIEMFAQTDAADDMPDDETSADEVAAAESERAGEVFVVRITPAGAREFVARANAVVAAGRPACPFCAQPLDPAGHICPRSNGYRRPLFASGE